A genomic window from Glycine soja cultivar W05 chromosome 10, ASM419377v2, whole genome shotgun sequence includes:
- the LOC114372379 gene encoding E3 ubiquitin-protein ligase SP1 codes for MIPWGGLSCCLSAAALYLLGRSSGRDAEILKSVTRVNQLKELAQLLDAEILPLIVTISGRVSSETPINCEFSGLRGVIVEETAEQHFLKHNDAGSWIQDSALMLSMSKEVPWYLDDGTDRVHVVGARGASGFALPVGIEAFEESGRSLVRGTLDYLQGLKMLGVKRIERVLPVGTSLTVVGEAAKDDVGAIRIQRPHKGPFYVSPKTIDQLIANLGKWARWYKYASVGLTVFGAYLIAKHAIRYILERRRRSELQRRVLAAAAKKSGQNNDVEKADSLSDGAKKDRLMPDLCVICLEQEYNAVFVPCGHMCCCTACSSHLTNCPLCRRQIEKVVKTFRH; via the exons ATGATTCCTTGGGGTGGCCTCAGTTGCTGTTTGAGTGCTGCTGCTCTTTACCTTCTCGGCAGAAGCAGTGGCAG GGATGCGGAAATTCTTAAATCCGTTACAAGGGTCAATCAGCTGAAGGAACTAG CTCAACTGTTAGATGCAGAAATATTACCCTTGATTGTTACAATTTCTGGAAGAGTTAGCTCTGAAACCCCAATTAACTGCGAGTTCAGTGGTTTAAGAGGTGTAATAGTTGAAGAAACA GCAGAGCAACATTTTCTTAAACACAATGATGCTGGTTCCTGGATACAAGATTCCGCTTTGATGCTATCAATGAGTAAAGAGGTTCCTTGGTATCTG GATGATGGGACTGATCGTGTGCATGTGGTTGGAGCTCGAGGTGCTTCTGGTTTTGCATTACCTGTTGGAATTGAGGCATTTGAAGAGTCGGGTCGGTCACTTGTACGTGGAACTTTGGATTATCTGCAAGGTCTCAAG ATGCTTGGAGTCAAGAGAATTGAACGGGTACTTCCAGTTGGAACTTCCTTGACTGTTGTTGGTGAG GCTGCTAAAGATGATGTTGGCGCTATTCGAATTCAGCGACCCCACAAAGGGCCATTTTATGTCTCTCCCAAAACAATTGATCAACTAATTGCAAATCTGGGGAAATGGGCAAG GTGGTATAAGTATGCTTCTGTGGGCTTGACGGTGTTTGGTGCTTATCTGATAGCCAAGCATGCTATTCGGTACATATTGGAAAGACGGCGCCGCAGCGAACTTCAAAGAAG GGTTCTTGCTGCAGCTGCTAAGAAGTCGGGACAAAATAATGATG TTGAAAAGGCCGACAGCTTATCAGATGGTGCTAAAAAGGATCGCTTAATGCCAGATTTGTGTGTAATATGCCTTGAGCAGGAATATAATGCTGTTTTTGTTCC GTGTGGGCATATGTGCTGCTGTACAGCTTGTTCTTCACACTTGACCAATTGTCCTCTCTGCCGGCGACAGATAGAGAAGGTTGTGAAGACTTTCCGTCATTGA
- the LOC114370791 gene encoding BTB/POZ and MATH domain-containing protein 2-like: protein MGKILRETARPFSNCSSSSASPLSAPPATTSSTSLTDTVRGSHRFKITGYSLSKGIGIGKYIASDIFSVGGYDWAIYFYPDGKSVEDNATYVSLFIALASEGTDVRALFELTLLDQSGKERHKVHSHFERTLESGPYTLKYRGSMWGYKRFFKRTALETSDYLKDDCLSVNCSVGVVKSHTEGPKIYKIPIPSSNMGQQFGKLLESGKDSDVSFEVNGEIFAAHKLVLAARSPVFRAQLFGPMKNQNTHCIKVEDMEAPVFKALLHVIYWDSLPDMQELTGLSSKWATTLMAQHLLAAADRYGLERLRLMCETSLCEDVAINTVATTLALAEQHHCFQLKAVCLKFVARPENLRAVMQTDGFEYLKESCPSVLTELLEYVARFTEHSDFLCKHRNELILDGSDVNGRRVKQRL, encoded by the exons ATGGGTAAGATTCTGAGAGAAACCGCGAGGCCGTTCTCGAATTGTTCGTCGTCGTCGGCGTCTCCGTTGTCGGCGCCGCCGGCAACGACGTCGTCGACGTCGTTGACGGACACGGTGAGGGGGTCGCACCGGTTCAAGATCACGGGGTATTCGCTGTCGAAGGGGATTGGGATTGGGAAGTACATAGCTTCTGATATATTCTCGGTGGGAGGGTACGATTGGGCGATCTATTTTTACCCCGACGGGAAGAGCGTGGAGGACAATGCTACGTACGTTTCGCTCTTCATCGCGCTTGCTAGCGAAGGGACCGACGTTAGGGCGCTTTTTGAGTTGACGCTTTTGGATCAGAGTGGGAAGGAGAGACACAAGGTGCATAGCCATTTTGAGAGGACCCTCGAGAGTGGACCCTACACGTTAAAATACCGTGGTAGCATGTG GGGTTACAAGCGGTTTTTTAAGAGAACAGCACTAGAGACATCAGATTACCTTAAAGATGATTGCCTTAGTGTTAATTGTAGTGTTGGTGTTGTGAAGTCACACACAGAGGGccctaaaatatataaaatcccTATTCCGTCTTCTAACATGGGTCAGCAATTTGGGAAGCTACTAGAAAGTGGGAAAGACAGTGATGTCAGTTTTGAAGTGAATGGAGAAATTTTCGCTGCTCATAAATTGGTTCTAGCAGCTCGCTCACCTGTTTTCAGGGCTCAACTTTTCGGTCCGATGAAAAATCAGAATACCCATTGTATAAAAGTTGAAGACATGGAGGCTCCAGTTTTTAAG GCATTGCTTCATGTTATATATTGGGACTCACTACCTGACATGCAAGAGCTTACTGGGTTGAGCTCAAAATGGGCTACTACCTTGATGGCTCAGCATCTGCTAGCAGCAGCTGATCGGTATGGCTTAGAGAGACTTAGGCTTATGTGTGAAACAAGTCTCTGTGAAGATGTTGCAATAAACACCGTTGCTACGACTCTAGCCTTGGCAGAACAGCACCATTGTTTCCAACTGAAAGCAGTCTGTCTGAAATTTGTTGCAAGGCCTGAAAATCTCAGAG CTGTGATGCAAACTGATGGTTTTGAGTACTTGAAGGAAAGTTGCCCATCTGTTTTGACTGAGCTTTTGGAGTATGTGGCTAGATTTACTGAGCATTCGGACTTCTTGTGCAAGCATAGGAATGAATTGATACTTGATGGCAGCGACGTAAATGGAAGGCGGGTGAAGCAAAGGCTATAG
- the LOC114370401 gene encoding uncharacterized protein LOC114370401, translating into MDKNNSNNSSSSSVCTKIRQALTSNPAFRAVQRITSFNQQEPTNKPFTKGPNSQSSITNIIIQNKPHHPHHKAHTEGSGSGSIPIKFDNGNYSAVSSTVANGKQHVPMQQGKQQEGNNKKQMDINDHFKDFIQNTREKMMRSVTNIGWTHQSNHAAAPEHGEAQNKNESHFSEFIQRARKKLRTTTTVRKNNN; encoded by the coding sequence ATGGACAAAAACAATAGCAATAATTCAAGCTCTTCTAGTGTGTGCACGAAAATCCGTCAAGCACTTACAAGCAATCCTGCTTTTCGAGCCGTTCAACGCATCACTAGCTTTAACCAACAAGAACCTACTAATAAACCCTTCACCAAAGGTCCAAATTCTCAATCATCCATCACTAATATTATTATCCAAAACAAACCACATCATCCACATCATAAGGCTCACACAGAAGGATCAGGATCAGGATCAATCCCCATAAAGTTTGATAATGGAAACTACTCAGCAGTCTCAAGTACTGTAGCAAATGGTAAACAACATGTTCCCATGCAGCAAGGGAAACAACAAGAAGGTAATAATAAGAAACAAATGGATATCAATGACCATTTCAAAgatttcattcaaaatacaaGGGAGAAGATGATGAGAAGCGTCACAAACATTGGTTGGACTCATCAGAGCAACCATGCGGCTGCACCTGAACATGGTGAGGCTCAGAACAAGAACGAAAGCCATTTTTCTGAGTTTATTCAGCGTGCTAGGAAGAAGCTCAGAACTACAACAACTGTtagaaagaataataattaG
- the LOC114369819 gene encoding uncharacterized protein LOC114369819, with amino-acid sequence MMQKLCLIASHGCPPGLTLQQELAMVGCTITKGCQPLLPSSVLKPEIIRYGSPLNPFEESSKSRKEWFNSNQIVNVNLSTQRPMLIDVQETYPSPVDFGFGIVEQCSEHDKILQCIMSESAEAGIGGVHISLLSDLMDLQLSSIDEPQKPLTPLIPKSKFFIPKLLLDIFQDSPISSKITVHPDGQVTFMDTAIEIKDLLSVVADSYLLRKGEKQSMLVPHFSRMSINEVEVRSLSSTLDIHSTLTVPLKSPEKVKVKPSQKKNKKVARERDLFKKNYLHACESLLSLMVDKRRHRKTAILSLKKSGPELPELLTQFSASIAGTGLAVLLSVICKLACGRGVPFCAYKLLNTGFGFGLVWLSWAVNKLRDTIVCMNKNAGKLGLKDEEMIQKVDKSLREVYFRAAALLAVAVLRLA; translated from the exons atgatgcAGAAACTGTGCTTGATTGCTTCCCATGGATGCCCTCCGGGGCTAACTTTGCAGCAAGAGCTGGCCATGGTTGGCTGCACCATTACCAAG GGTTGTCAACCATTATTGCCTTCATCTGTACTGAAACCTGAAATTATCAGATACGGATCCCCACTAAATCCATTTGAGGAGTCAAGCAAGTCCCGAAAAGAGTGGTTCAATTCTAATCAGATTGTCAACGTGAACTTGTCGACTCAAAGGCCTATGCTTATTGATGTCCAAG AAACATATCCAAGCCCAGTAGATTTTGGCTTTGGCATCGTTGAACAATGCAGTGAGCATGATAAAATTTTGCAGTGTATCATGTCTGAGAGTGCTGAAGCTGGGATAGGTGGAGTACATATATCTTTGTTGTCTGACTTGATGGATTTGCAATTGTCAAGCATTGATGAACCTCAAAAACCATTGACACCTCTTATCCCAAAAAGCAAATTCTTCATCCCGAAGCTTTTGCTTGATATTTTTCAAGATTCGCCCATTAGTTCAAAGATTACAGTTCATCCAGATGGTCAAGTCACTTTTATGGACACTGCAATTGAGATAAAAGATCTTCTTTCTGTAGTTGCTGACTCATACTTATTACGTAAGGGTGAAAAACAATCTATGCTTGTTCCACACTTCAGCAG GATGAGTATCAACGAAGTAGAAGTCAGAAGTCTTTCCTCCACATTGGATATTCATTCTACATTGACTGTTCCTTTAAAGAG TCCTGAGAAAGTGAAAGTCAAGCCATCacaaaagaagaacaagaaagtAGCCAGAGAGAGGGATCTCTTCAAGAAGAACTACTTACATGCATGTGAGAGCCTTCTGTCCCTAATGGTTGACAAGAGGCGACACCGGAAAACAGCAATTCTCTCCCTGAAGAAATCTGGTCCCGAGCTTCCTGAGCTCCTCACACAATTTTCTGCCAGCATTGCCGGTACTGGCCTTGCTGTCCTGCTATCTGTGATCTGTAAGCTAGCTTGTGGAAGGGGGGTTCCCTTTTGTGCTTATAAGCTCCTCAACACTGGGTTTGGATTTGGGCTGGTTTGGCTTTCTTGGGCAGTTAATAAGCTAAGGGATACAATTGTCTGCATGAACAAGAATGCAGGAAAGCTTGGACTGAAAGATGAGGAAATGATTCAAAAGGTCGACAAGAGCCTAAGAGAAGTTTACTTCAGAGCCGCCGCATTGCTAGCAGTGGCAGTGCTAAGGCTTGCTTGA